Genomic DNA from Theobroma cacao cultivar B97-61/B2 chromosome 3, Criollo_cocoa_genome_V2, whole genome shotgun sequence:
AGGAGAGGGGAAGCCCGTCCAAATGATCTAAGTGAACAGCATTTTGCATTTTTAATCTATCTCGAAGCTCACTTTGATAATCGAAGTGGCTGTTGAGGCTTCTCTCTGCAACCTCCTcaagttcattctcgctgcacaACTGAGTAGAGTAGAACAGTAGTTGCAGAACAGCATCCGCGTTTCTTACAACAACCAGCTTCCCATTTCCAGTGCAGAAGACAAAAGTTCCGCAGGGTCTGTAAGGGCTTAGCTCAATAAAGCTTGCTACTGTTTCCAATATAGGATTTGCGTTTCCCATTAGTTGACAGGCAGCATGGCTCGTAAGAGCTGATGCATTTCTCATCACAGTTTGGTAGAACTGGGATGCTACTCTAGTAGATCCCTGCCTTGGAAACAATGGCTTTGGGTTTAACAGATAAAGAATCTGCTCTAGCTCTCGTTCCATGGAAGACAAAGGGGCAAGCAAAATCCGAGGGACAATATCATATCTCATCACAAAATGTATGAAGCAGTGTGACCAATTTTCTCGTCTAAGAGCATGGTTAAAGATGAAATCGGCCACAAGGGGGGATCCAAAAGTTACACACAGAGGTGACATCCGAGTTATCTCAGGTTTTATGTAATTCTCCAAGAACCAAACTGTTGCTAGAATAGCAACAGCACCAGCAGAAGAATGCCCAGTGAAAACTATCTGCTTCTTGTCTGCAATAGCTTTTTCTACCTGAGAAACATCCAAATTTGTATACATCTATCAAGCCATGGATATTCCTTTTTTCTCCTCATTTGTACAAATTTTTACACCATCATCATGTAAGATCAACTAGAAAAGTTAGTAAATTGAGTCTATCCTACAATCTCAGAAAAATTAATACCAAACtggaaaaacaaagtaatCAAGTTGCATTGAAGCAGAGAAGTGAAGCCAGAAATACTATATAAATTCAAAGTGAAAAATGTCTACAGAAATATCAAGTCAATGGCAATTGGTACCTCACTTTGAAGCGAAGGATTGGCCAAGATCATCTCTAATCTTTTCAAAAACCCTTCATTAACAGTTGCAAGTTCATCACGGCCAATACTTCGAAGAGATGTAGCAACTTTATCTTTGCCTTTGGGAGACAGCAACTTTGACGGATCAACCTTGATTTCCCCAAAAGGTAGTCGAGTAAACCAATCGGCCACAGACCAAGATCCAGGGAAGGTGAAGAAAACATCCGATGAGCTGGGAGAGTTTTCTACACGCCATGGTGCTTCAGGGTAATTGTGCGCTTCCATGGCAATTGAACATGCTTTCTGAATCACTTCTTCTCCAAGCGGAAGACTATCCATTTCTTGAAGAATTTGCAAAGTTACAAGTTTTGGAAGCTCTGCTTTCTGTTCCTTGGCTTGTAAAGGTTAAGCTGAAAGGAGATTAAGAGTGAGAAAGTGCAGGGAAATAGGCTTTTGATTCCACTGAAAGGCAAGGACCCTTTCTGTGGATTACGTATTCTTGGGGGCTAGCGGGCAAAGGGTATTCGTTGTATGTGAAGTCGTTGACAAGCATTTTCTGGGAAGCAAAAATGATTGGTAAGTCACACGTGGAGAATAAAGCAGGGCTAATCCTCGGATTCCGTTCActtatgataaataaataaattgcattatagtgaatatatatttatttagagAGTTAGTCTGAGTGGCCGACTACGATTTTAACAAGTGTTTCTTGATTGCTGGCTTTTTGACAGTGCGGAAAGCATCTTGTTTTTCAGGTAAATACTTGAGCCTTATATTGGTTTTCATACTTTATATTATACCAATCATATTTGGTATAAAACTATCATGGATCTACAGAAATGACAAAAGGTTTTAAATGTATCATGTATGCATAAAGGATCGATATCAGATGCACTCCACTGTCAAATGTTATCACCTGCTTAATTAATGagttaaaactaaaattttttacaGACTTAAATACTAAAACGTTGAACTAGTGAgttaaaacttaaatataaaatcCCCAAGTTGAACTAGTGAGTAACAAATTTCTAAAACAAACTAGTGAATACTAAGAGTTCAACTTGATAATGTCCACATTACTGGGTCAATCAGTCCCAAATTCAAAAGTTAGGTACATAGCAATATCGCTTATATTTAGAATGTATACGTAAAGTTAAATTacacaatttaatctttaaatcaattttgtaTTCTTCCGAAACAAGTAAGGAAGCCTACTGTTGATACAATAGTAATAAGCTGCTCACAGCAGCACAACAGTTTGATAACATCAGTAATTACAACTAGAAATAGCAGTCACTAAACAAGCATATCTCCctgttttattattactatttttttaatataagcATCCTGTTGATACCATCCCTGGCAATCTGCTGCAAGCCTTGAAGCTTCAATCTAACAACCTTTGAGCCTCTACTGCACCCAACTGCCTTCCCTGGACCAATCTCCAATTTGCCTACGAATACCACATAGTTGAAGAATTGGCTCCCAAATCTGCTTAGAGCTTAGTGATGGCACAAGAGCTGAATAACTGATCCCTGGTCTGGTCATCACAGTTTGTGTTAACAGAGTAAATCACTCGATGAGCTGATTCTTTGCATAGTAGGAAGCCTGTCAAGAATAACCATCCAAGCAATGATAATGATGGCCTGCGTATGAATATGTTACTTACACTATATAACCTTATGCCAATTAACCTTCTCCAGCTTATGCCTGATTGCGTCCTAAGTTCTAGCCGCGTGACACTCTTGGGCaaaattgttttctttatttcttttcctaaGTTAAACGGTGGGGCGGGGCGGGGTGTGGTGTTACCTTGTTGCAGGGGCTTAGGCCCAAAATTAGACCCGAAACAAGAAGCAGAAGGCCCAGACCTGAACCTGATTGACTCGAATCACGCCACGTCTGCTCATGCCAGCAATCTCAGGAGCATTCTACTATTCTAGTCCCCTGCAGCAAGCTCTAGCAATACTCGGCAGCcaaatgaaaggaaaaggaaatacGTTGTAGATTTTTTGACAAGGAATTATATTAGTTCTGGCAGTCGGTCAAAGCAATTGAATGCAAAGAACACTTAAAAGTCATCATGAATTTAACCACCATAATTTAACCTCAGCTGCTTGTCGAGACCTA
This window encodes:
- the LOC18603813 gene encoding protein EDS1L, which codes for MDSLPLGEEVIQKACSIAMEAHNYPEAPWRVENSPSSSDVFFTFPGSWSVADWFTRLPFGEIKVDPSKLLSPKGKDKVATSLRSIGRDELATVNEGFLKRLEMILANPSLQSEVEKAIADKKQIVFTGHSSAGAVAILATVWFLENYIKPEITRMSPLCVTFGSPLVADFIFNHALRRENWSHCFIHFVMRYDIVPRILLAPLSSMERELEQILYLLNPKPLFPRQGSTRVASQFYQTVMRNASALTSHAACQLMGNANPILETVASFIELSPYRPCGTFVFCTGNGKLVVVRNADAVLQLLFYSTQLCSENELEEVAERSLNSHFDYQSELRDRLKMQNAVHLDHLDGLPLSSNGAAAENIATSMALNELGLSTRARLCLRAAGEQEKQKLSNQQRMDRKKADIEAGLAMLEDYKSKCAVCQVGYYDAFRSSKDEDDFKANVKRLELTGIWDEIVEMLNRYELPEGFESRKEWVELSTRYRRIVEPLDVANYYRHAKNEDTGPYMDKGRPRRYKYTQRWREHALRMPVGSSAESSFWAEVEELQLHRRTRPGAFEEIRETILNLERKLKEWIDGEHISRDVFLEGSSFTKLWKSLPQQHKSVSCLQGQINS